The following DNA comes from Teredinibacter haidensis.
CAATTCCACCTTGCAGCAAAAAAGGCAGCAATAAAAGCGGTCGAATTACCACCCAGAACTCCCTAATTATCTCAGCCGACCACTTCAGAGAAAAATCAAGCAAAGAATTTAACCAAAGTAACCTTAGGGCAAAAAGAAAATACACTACATACGCTATTGAAAACCCCCAAGCAAAAAAAACGACTTCGCCTCTCGAATAAGATACCAAAGCACCAAGTATCATCCCTAAACTTTGAATCGCTGGCCTAATAGACATAAGCAGATACAAATTGTTTGCCAGAGCCAAGCACGAACACAGCTGACTAACAACGTAGAACGGTACTCCATACGACATTATTTGTACAAACAGCACCGAAGTACTTTTTCCAGCAGAATCAAAGCCAGGTACCACATAACCCACCAAGGCTTCCGCATTAAAATATAACATTACAGTTAGGGCTATAGAAAAAAAAGTAACGACCATCATGAGTAGCCAAAAAAGTGATTGCGCCTTTTTTGTATCCTGACTCTTAAACCTCGCATATAGCGGTATGAAACCAGCGCTTAACATATCCGATGTGAAAAAATTAATGGGCACAAGCGTTACCGTTAAGGCCACTCTAAATGAACCCGCAACAACACCTGTGCCATATAAACTGGCCACTAACAATTCACGAAAAACACCTAAAACTTTCGCAAAAACACCGCCGCCAAACAATTTCACTACATTCTTTATCATAATATCTTAGTAACTTGACCAAATAAAAGCATACGGCCAAGAAGTCAGTTCAAACGATCAGCAACTAACCTCTTTCTTACCCTATACTTAGCACATAAAGCGTACAACCTTCTCAGCGTAGAAGATTACTATATTATAAATACAGCCAAATTAAGCTACCCACGGTGCCAAATTGCATAATAAATATTTCACAAGAGGACGCAAAAAAGGGGCCGACTACATACACTATTTTGAATCAGTACATTCTTCGATGTATCTCTCGGAAATTACATCCCAACCATAGTGTGCAACACTAGCACTCACTACCTCACGATCCAACCCTAATGCCAATTCAACTTTATTTGCAATATCTCTCGGATCCAAAACACAAATATATCCATTAACACCATCTAATATTACCTCCCGTGAGGCACCTGCGCTGCTCATAACCACGGGCAAACCGCACGCTGCAGCCTCTAAGCTAACTAAACACATAGCTTCAAATTTGGAAGGCAAGACAAAGCAGTTTGCTGATCTATAGATTTCGTCCAAATCGTATCGGACCCCCAAATAATGCACCCTATCAACCAAGCTGGAATCCGTATTTTTTTTTGACTCTCGAATCTGATAGGAGTCCCCGCCAACAACAATAATCTCCCATAGATCAGGAAGAAAACTTAAGCTCTGTATAGCATACTTCAATCCTTTTCGGTCAAACTCGTAACCAACGAATACCATATACTTTTTGTTAAGGCTCTCTTCATAAGGAGAGTTTTGGCTTTTCTTCCCTTCGTATTTAAAGCGTGAGAAATCAATGCCATTCGGAATAATTTTAATTTTTGATTTATGATTAGAGTAAAATTCAGAAAATTCATTTTTTTGAGAAAGTGACGAGCAAACAATGTAGCTATGAAAGCCGAAGGCGTGGCGAATTGATTCCCTAAAAAATATGAATAGATGTATAGGGTTTCTCAGAAAAAACTTCAGCCTCCCAAGACGAGCAATCATTGCTCTATGCAATCCATGGTTAACATATACTTGCCCATACAAAAAATCATTATGCGAAATAACAAAGTATTTACTTTTTGGGAATCGCATAGCCAACACAACACTTCCTATTGTACTAGCCCAAACCACCTCCAAAAATAGCCATAATTTCGATAGAAATATATTCCTAAATTTTATACATACAAACCCTGAGTTCTCTACAGTGAATGTCGCAGTATTATAACCAGCTTCTGAAAAAGCCTTGTCCAATGCATAAGCCACCCCGCTTACACCACCTCTTTTATCAATACTCCTAGAAGCATTTACGATAGTTTTTTTTCTATCCATTAGTTTAACCAATAATCATCGATGAAACTCAAAGTAGTTCGACATGGTATTAGCTTATAAAGCCATGCCCACCACGCACCAATACAAAAACCTACCAACTCAACATACTGACAGCACAAGCAACTAGTATCCACCAACATACTTTACTAAATATTATCAAAATACTTTATATACTCATCAATCACACCTGCCATACTATACTTGGCTGGCAATAAGTTACGCCTTGGTGATTTTTTATATTCACATAAAATTAAACCCTTTTTTATTGATGCTGGCGACCTCGGATCTACAGGAACAACATATTCACTAAGCGAATTGACCTCTTCTAAATGTTGCGAAGCCAAAACGGGCAATCCGGTCGCTAACGCTTCTAAAGGTAGTAACGGCAAACCTTCTTCATGAAGAGTTGAAAATATATAAACATCTGACATATTTAAGTAGAGCGGCAGCTCCTTAATAGGCACACCACCCACAAATATAACCCTTCCCTCCAGATTACTCTCGGCAACAGTATTTCTAATATTCTGCTCTTCCGGTCCGTCACCAACAATCAACACCTTAAAACCTTGGCCCTCCGCCAATAGACTTAACCCCAAAAGGGCCTTTTGAAGGCCTTTTTGTTTGTGTAAACGACTTGCAAGTAAATACACCGTTTCTCCCATGTCTATATTAAGACTTTCACGACCGGATACCCGCATTTTCTGGCATGGAAAGAATTCATTTATATCTATTCCGTTTGGTAGATATTTGATTTTTTTATCTCTTAAAAACTTACGATAAAACGGCCCATCCAAGTCTCGATAAACGCGCATTCCGGAAGTAATTATTCCATCGAAAAATGGGTACTTATAGATATCTATAGGGAGCCACTTAATATTTTTTAAACTGCTTGCTAGAGATTTAAACGTATGGAGTCGAAATTTGGATACAATTTCACTTAACGAGGTACCATGAGCCTGAAAAACAAATTTAGTTTCCGGGAACATTTTTTTTAACGCGACTGCCGAAAAACCCGCCGCACTTACACTCAAAACAACATCACAATGATCAACCAAAAGCTTTGATAGATAGCCTTTTGACAGCTTCCACCAAGCCCTACTATAGGCTCCAGGTTTAGTTCCTTTTAATGCAAGGACATCTACCCCACTCTCAGAAAAGGCGCTGGGCCTCCCTGGTATTGAGGTCGTAATACAGGAAACTTTAATGCCCTTTGATGCAAACGCTTTGGCCAAATCCCAGGTAATAACCTGCATACCGCCAATACTATGAAAAGGTAAAACCCTAGTTAGAATTACGATGTGCATAATTTTCGATTACTAAACTATAGATAGCTTCTAGTTTTTTCGACTGTTTTTCTATATCGAACTTTTTTTCAACCGTTTCTCGAGCTTTTAAACCCATTTCTACCCTCTTCACAGGACTATCGATTAGAATCTTCAGTTTTTCCGCTAACTTATTAGCATCCCGTTCTGGAACCAAAAAACCATTCTCGCCATCCAAAACTGCTTCAGGTATTCCCGCATGATTCGTGGCTACAACAGGCATCATATAAACAAACGCCTCTAGTATCGTAATGGGTAGGCCCTCGGTATCACCGCTTTTTGCAGTAACACTGGGAAGGCAAAAGATGTCTGCCTTTTTCATCCATTGCAATACCGCGTGATTGTCAAGCGCCCCTAGCAGCCGCACTTTTCCAGCCAAATTGTTAATCTTAATTTGAGCCTCTAATTCAGCACGTAATGGGCCATCGCCAACTACAATCAATTCAAAATTGTCACCATCTAGCAGAGAAATAGCTTCCAGTAGGTATTGGGTTCCCTTTTTTTCAGTAAGGCGAGCAACATGTAATATTGTTACCTTATCTGCGTTATTCCGCTGTTTACGCAAGTAGGTTCGGTCGATATCTATACCAATATAATGCGTAACGGATTTATCTGCCAAAAGGCCTAGAGCCAACACTTTAGATCGGATGAAATCAGATACACATATATATAACTCGGCTTCTGTCTTTAACCGGCTGCGAAATAGAGCATAATTTATCCAAGCGGGTTTAAGTGATCTGAAAAGAGCTTTTCTTGTTGCCGTGGCGTCAAACCCATGGAAGGTTACGACCAACGGAACACCCAACCTCTTGGAGATATTCAAAGCGTACAATGCATCAACACCAAAATGTGCATGGATTATATTTGGGGATAATCTCGCCACGCTATCCAACAAGTATTTGGAACGCATAGACAAAACAAACAGTACATTCTTTATGAAGCTCAAAGGCTCCAAAGTAATTACGCTATCGCCAAAATCAACCTTACTATCGGAAAAACAAGCCCTGCCCACATAAAAGGCCTTAAATTTTCTAAAAACTCGAGCCTGATTAGCAATAAATGATTCGGACAATTTAAACAGCTGACATCTAAACACGACTACCTTGAGCATTTATACCTCTCAATGTTGACAAGTGCCTTTCGTTCGACGACACAAAAATAATAAACAATACAAAAGCCGTATTGCCCGCTTGATATAAATCTGCTGATATTGAAAGCATCCCTGCATACAAAGCTAGGCAAACTTGCGCAAAATGATGCCTAGAAGCTAGGCTAGTAGTTACTTTAAATCCGGATCTTAAAACTACGTAGATAAGCAGGGCATAAAGAGACAAACCAAGTATTCCGTACTCAGCTAGTATGCCAAAGTACGCACTATGAGAAACACCTTGCCTATCGACAAGCCAATCTACCGAAGCAAAGCTATTAAATAGCACTGGAATCTGGCCGCCACCAACACCAAAAATCGGACTACTTTTCCAGATATTTAACATCGTCTCCCAAATTAAAACCCGCTCTACTTCTGCACCAGCCTCTAGCAAACTAAATAATCGCTCCCGAATCGGTGCAACAATCATAGCTAAAGCCAATCCTAAAGCAGAATATAATACAAACATGTATTGGCGTTTATACATAACATTAACCACAGTCAACGAAACCAACATATAAAGCAACCCAGAACGGCCCATCGTTAGCAGCATTACAATGAATACGGGTAAAGCTAAAAGTAACTTATATATGGCTAGCGACGAACTGTAAAATAAGACAATTAGCACCATACCACAGACAAAAGCGAGAGCAGGAGGGCTGATATAGACCCCCATTGCCCTTATGGTTTGGTCTTTATATATGTAATTGTTAGATTCCAGCCGATTTGCGACTTCATCAACACCATATAACATTCCTCCAATATCTGAAGCCATTATATCCAGCCAGCCTGGCCCAAAAATAAAGAATTGAGCCGACGACAATAACAACAGTAACAAAAATGGAGCTATAAACAGCTTTACAATCGAGCTGGACAAAAAGTCGAATTTAAAATGGTACCGAAACGATAAATACAAACAAAAAAACTCAAACCACCTTAAAAGACTTTTAATCATTGCCCCCCCAGTCCAATTATAAAGACCGCTAAGAAATGACACAAAACAAAACGCCGCCAGAATAAATTTTAGCGAGTCGCGTTTATTGTAAACCAGCCAATATCTAGTATTAATAGCAGAATGAACAAAAATAGGTAGCGCAACTGCCTCCCACGCCTGAACAGGAAAACCAAATAACTCCCCCCTAATATTAAATATAATAAAGAAACACAACGTCAATAAATACAAATCCTTCCGATAGGAGAAGGACAAAAAAGCACATACAGCCAAAAGACTTAAGAAGAATACAGAATTGGTATAGTGAATTAGCCCAAAGCATACTAAAACCCCACTTAGTATAAAAAATAGAGAGGCAATCAACTCAAAAACAACGCTAGACGCATTAAACCTATACACTTTCAAGAATTTGACCAACCCAGCTACAAACGGCTCGAGCATCCCTACTATCAAGACCCTTAAATATAAAGGATTTAAACATATTAACAAACTGATCATCCCTGCCAGTTTCATATACTGTATGCGAAAACCCCTCAAAAATATCGACGGTCGTATTTAGCGTTGCTGGCTTAGAAAAAACACGGTTAAAAAAATACTTTTTATCATTTGTTACCAAAACCAGTTCATTTGAATAGGGCAAGCCTATACCCCACTCCGCAACAGCATAGAAGTTTTTGTAGTCCAAAATGGCCACACCACTTAAATCGACGTCATACCCTACTTCACTTTTTTTTGTGGCCTGAACTTTCTCCGGATTACCTAAAAGGTTAACCATAATAGACAGTGGGTAATAGCCCACATCAAGCAATGCTCCACCCGACATTTCTCTTTTGTAGCGAATATCGTCCTTTGGTAAATGCGGAATAGTAAACTTTGCAGAAATGCTTTTAATATTCTGTTTGTTTTCTTCCACCAGCTGCACTAAATACTGGTACTGCGAGTGAAATTTATATACACAAACTTCATGTAAGACCAAACCCCTGCTCTGAGCCAGCTCCACCAACTCTTGACTGTACTGCGAACTGTCGGTTAAAGGTTTTTCACATATAACGTTTTTATTGAGTAATAGCGCTCGTTTTGTCAGCTCATAATGGGTTGATATTGGAGTAGCTATATAACACCACTCGGCAACACTGTCAGGGAACTCACTCAGAGAACGAAGCTCGATATCATGCTCATCAATCAAATGGACATACTTTTCCACATTCCGAACGTAGATGGCTTCTATACCAATGCCATCTATTTTCTTAAGGGCTGGCAGGATATTTTTGGTAACGTGACCACCAAAACCAATAATCGCTAGCTTTTTCATTTATAACCCCGACAATATTCCACGGATGTGCGGTGCCACTATGGCATCGTGCTCTCGAATTAGCTTTTTTAACTGATAAAGAGAAACCCACTTAAATCTTTCAGATACCAACTCCAGTGTTTCCCCTTCCTTGTATTCTACGAGCATGGAGCGGTTACGTTTATTATAGAGCCTGCCGCCATCTTCAGAGGTCCACTGATCGAGTAATACCGTAACGGGGTGATCTTCTGGCTCTAAAAACAAATGGCTGTAATTCGTTTGTTTACCTTTGTGGGCACGATTCAGGTTACTGAAGGTTGCCTGCACTGTAGGGCTGATTTGCGCCACATTGTAATTGCCCGGTTCTTCTTTCGCTTCAACCAGGTAGTGTGGAACACCGTCAATGCGCTGCCTGACCAACCCGAGTATGCCACCGTCGAAACCTTGCTGGGTTAAAAAGGGTTGATCCCAACCTGCAGTAACTTCGCGGGAACCCGTGCCAGTTATTCTGTACCCTTCAACACGGAAGAACTCGCCAGAGCTATGTTCCATACAACCTGTTTTTTCATTAAGCGACCATTCTCGGCATTCGCTTAATGGGATACGCTGCATTTTCATTGTGGATGCATTCACCAGCACCCAATACCAGTCTACAATGTCTTGTAGGCTACCTTGGTTTGAAAAATCTTCTAGGCCTTCGAATTTAAATTCTGAATACTCGTCTACTGAAAAGCCAAGCTGGCTCAAGCCTTCCAGATATTGCTTTAAACGGTTACTGTATGCCGACATTTACAGGCTCCACGATCTCTTGAAATACAGAATAGTCTCGAACAACTTCATCAAACCGGTACTCTCTATCACAAAGAACCATCACTACTGCGTCTTCAGAGAAATCTCGCATTGTCCGCCAGACTTTGCCATCCAACAACAACGTGTCGCCGCCTGCTCTCATCTCGATCGCTTTAGTATCCACTCCGTTATCCAGTTCTATGGTGAAAGCTCCGCTCAGGCAAACAATCGCTTGTTTCAATTCTTTATGTGAGTGCAAGCCTCTCACCGCATCACTACGAATACCGGAGAGGAAGAAAACACGCTTAACTAAAAAGCCGAAGTCTTTCCCAAATTCTAAAACACCTAAGTTTCCGCTTTCCTCGGTTATAACGGTAGACGGAACGAAGCTCCAAGCCTCCTCTCCACTACCAAATAATTCTTTGACACTCATGTTATTTTGTTTCCAATAGTGCTTTCAGATATTGACCATAACCATTTTTTGAGTACGCTTTAGCTGTATCCATAACTTGCTCGCTGGTCAGCCAGCCATTACGCAATGCAATTTCTTCCAAGCACGCGATTTTGTAGCCCTGTCGTTTTTCAATCGTTTCAACAAACGTTGCAGCTTCCAGCAAGCTATCGTGAGTTCCGGAGTCTAGCCAAGCAAAACCTCTTCCGAGCAGCTCTACCTTTAAATCACCTCGTTTTAGGTAAGTTTGATTTACCGTTGTAATCTCAAGCTCTCCGCGCGGAGATGGTTTTACATCTTTCGCAATTTGTACTACATCGTTATCGTAAAAGTATAATCCGGTTACAGCGTAGTTAGACTTAGGTTCAAGCGGCTTTTCCTCAATGCTTAATGCGGTATTATCTGAGTCAAACTCCACCACACCAAACCTCTCGGGATCATTTACCTTGTAACCAAACACTGTCGCACCACTTTGTCTTTTGGCTACGTCTTGAAGCGTTAGAGAAAATCCATGCCCCCAAAAAATATTATCTCCCAGCACCAAGCTAACACTATCATTCCCGATAAATTTCTCGCCGATTATAAATGCTTGCGCAAGGCCATCGGGGCTGGGTTGAATTTCGTAGCTCAAATTCACACCAAAACCAGAGCCATCTCCCAAGCACCGAATAAAGCCTTCTTGATCTTCTGGCGTTGTTATAATCAGAACATCCTTTATACCTGCAAGCATTAGAACTGAGAGCGGGTAATAGATCATCGGTTTGTCGTAAACCGGTAGAAGTTGTTTTGATACGCCCTTAGTGATTGGGTAGAGCCTTGTTCCAGAACCACCAGCTAAAATTATGCCTTTCATTTTTACCCCTCTACACCCAGACGTTCCCGCCGATAAGAGCCATCCAAAACCCGCTCCCACCAGGATCTATTCGTTAAATACCACTCAACCGTTTTTCGTATTCCAGTTTCGAAAGATTCGCTTGGCACCCAGCCCAACTGATTTTTGATTTTCGAAGCGTCTATTGCATATCGCACGTCATGACCTGGGCGGTCTTTAACGTAGGTAACCAAATCAGCGTACGTCTCAACACCATGAGGTTTATTGGGAGCCAGCTCTTCAAGCAGGTTACACAGCGCTTTTACTACGTCGATGTTAGCTTTTTCGTTGTGCCCACCTATATTATAGGTTTCTCCAACCATGCCTTTTGTTGCAACCAAGTAAAGAGCTCTTGCATGGTCTTCAACGAATAACCAATCTCTAATTTGCTGACCATCGCCATACACCGGCAGTGGTTTTCCCTCCAGCGCATTAAGAATCATTAAAGGAATTAATTTTTCAGGAAAATGATAGGGGCCGTAGTTATTCGAACAATTTGTTATGACAACAGGCAGTCTGAACGTACGATGCCAGGCTCTAACCAAGTGGTCGCTTGATGCTTTTGAAGCAGAATACGGGGAACTGGGCTGGTAAGGTGTTTCTTCTGTAAACAAATCCTCAGGGCCTTCCAAGTCACCGTACACCTCATCTGTCGAGATATGATGAAACCTAAACGCCTCTTGCTCCCCCCCTTTAAGTGACTGCCAATACGAGCGACTAGCCTCTAATAAAGTGTAGGTTCCAACAACATTCGTTTGAATAAATTCACCAGGACCATCGATAGAGCGGTCTACATGACTTTCTGCAGCAAGGTGCATAACGATATTAGGACGATATTGCTCGAAAACACGATCCAGCTCAGCTCGATTGCAGATATCAACCTGCTCAAAGCAATAGCGCTCGCTCTGAGATGCGCTCGCCACCGACTCTAAATTTCCCGCATAGGTTAATTTATCGACATTGATAACACTATCGGTAGTCTGCTCAATAATATGTCGGACGACTGCAGAACCGATAAAGCCTGCCCCTCCCGTTACAAGTATTCTCACGAAAACATCTCCGAAACGCTTTTCCACGCTAGACATTTAGCCTAAAACAAACATTAACAATTTTTATGCGCTCATAGCTTTGGCACATCGGACTCTTTTAGATTTACCAAAGCATGGCGAATAAACACGATAACAACCCCGATAAAACCGCCCAATATCAGCGCTATCAGTACAATTAACGAGCGTTTGGGGCTATCTTTTTCTTCAGGCACTACTGCGGGGTCTATAGTCGTGAAAGTGTATTCCTGCCGCACATTGGCCAACATGATCGTTTTTGTTTGCTCTTCGATTAACTGCGAAAACACTTTGCGCATATCCGCAACGGAGGTGTTTCCCAGTTGTAGGGAAAGATACTCAATACTTCTACTGGACTCTTCGACATCACGAGTTCGCATATATTCATTAATGTCCAGAATTAGCGATGAAACCCACTCCTGAGCAAGCGTTGGTGAAAAGTGCTTAATTGATACTACAATCAGCCCGTTTTTTTTATCTTGTGAAACTGAGAAGTTCTCCAAAAAATATTCATAGGCTTCCCAGTCTGAGGGCTTTGCCTTTCTAGGTGGAGAGACGTCTCTAATCCATTCGCCACTATTTTGGTCATATATATCTGAATCAAAAATTAGTGAATCTTTGTTTAGATTCCAGCCTTTAGCCGCAACCAAGGGAACCAATAGATTATGCTTGTGTATAAATTCATTGATGAACCGCCTCGATTTCATTATCTCAATAGCCACCACTGACTTGTCGCCAGAAGCACCTAAATCGACCCCGGCTAACGAGGCCAGCCCGCCAAAGCTACCTGCCAGCGCGGACAATCCGCCCCCTTTTGATTCATCGGATGGTGAAAGTAATGCTTGAGCTTTATAGACGTTAGGTAAACTAAGCGCATAAAAAACCGATGCCAGAGCAAAGACAAATGTCGTTGCAATAACAATCCATTTCCCTTTCCAAAGTACATCCCACAACGCTCGCAGATCAATTTCGTCCTCATCAAACCTAGACAAGCGTGACTCCATAAAATCTGTTGAAGAAGAGTTCAACATTGCCTCCATGTTGTCCATACGCTTTTCAATATCGTTTTGCATATTTTCCTAGTGATATAGTTGATTGCCAAAATTTATTTCGAAACGAATCTAAAAATCGTTTAAACGTACGATATCATCTTCTCCCATATAGCTTCCGCTACGCACTTCTATTATATGCAACGGAAGCTTGCCCGGATTAGAGAGTTGATGATTTTCCCCTATAGGTATATATATAGATTCATTCTCGTAAAGCATTCGCTCTTCTTTGCCCTTTTTTACCTTGGCTGTCCCTTTTACAACTATCCAGTGTTCTGCTCTGTGATGATGTAACTGGAGAGAAAGGCTGGCCCCAGGCTTTACTTCTATGCGTTTCACCTGGTAACGCTCACCGCTATCTATGGAATCGAAACTTCCCCAGGGACGGTGTACTTGTCGGTGATGTTTAAACTCGCTTCGCTGTTCTTCTTTAAGCCAATCAACAATATTTTTTACATCTTGTGTTTTTTGTCGGTTTGCCACTAATAAAGCATCATCACTTTCAACAATAACAATATTGTCTAAACCTATTGCTGTAACCAAACGATTTTGAGAATGGATCAGCGAATTGTTACAATTCTGTAGGAATGCGTCACCAAACACAGCGTTGCCATTTTCGTCTTTATCGCTCACTTCCCAGAGCGAATCCCAACTACCTAGATCACTCCAGCCCGCGTTTAGCGGTACCATCCAGGCGTTCTCGGTTTTTTCCATTAGGGCGTAGTCTATGGAAATATTGTCGCAACAGGAAAAGTGTTCTTTGTTTAGACGAATAAAATCTAAATCAGATTCTGCATATTCTACCGCTTTGTGACACGCTTCTAGCCACTCACCTCCACAGGTTTTTATTTCTTCCAGCACTTGCTGCGCTGAGAATACGAACATGCCGCTGTTCCAGGTGTAGTTACCTGCTTGCAGGTATTGCTTAGCTGTTTCAAGGTTTGGTTTTTCTACAAACTGAATAACCTTGCTACCTTCTGCGTTA
Coding sequences within:
- a CDS encoding glycosyltransferase family 4 protein, whose amino-acid sequence is MDRKKTIVNASRSIDKRGGVSGVAYALDKAFSEAGYNTATFTVENSGFVCIKFRNIFLSKLWLFLEVVWASTIGSVVLAMRFPKSKYFVISHNDFLYGQVYVNHGLHRAMIARLGRLKFFLRNPIHLFIFFRESIRHAFGFHSYIVCSSLSQKNEFSEFYSNHKSKIKIIPNGIDFSRFKYEGKKSQNSPYEESLNKKYMVFVGYEFDRKGLKYAIQSLSFLPDLWEIIVVGGDSYQIRESKKNTDSSLVDRVHYLGVRYDLDEIYRSANCFVLPSKFEAMCLVSLEAAACGLPVVMSSAGASREVILDGVNGYICVLDPRDIANKVELALGLDREVVSASVAHYGWDVISERYIEECTDSK
- a CDS encoding glycosyltransferase family 4 protein, which codes for MHIVILTRVLPFHSIGGMQVITWDLAKAFASKGIKVSCITTSIPGRPSAFSESGVDVLALKGTKPGAYSRAWWKLSKGYLSKLLVDHCDVVLSVSAAGFSAVALKKMFPETKFVFQAHGTSLSEIVSKFRLHTFKSLASSLKNIKWLPIDIYKYPFFDGIITSGMRVYRDLDGPFYRKFLRDKKIKYLPNGIDINEFFPCQKMRVSGRESLNIDMGETVYLLASRLHKQKGLQKALLGLSLLAEGQGFKVLIVGDGPEEQNIRNTVAESNLEGRVIFVGGVPIKELPLYLNMSDVYIFSTLHEEGLPLLPLEALATGLPVLASQHLEEVNSLSEYVVPVDPRSPASIKKGLILCEYKKSPRRNLLPAKYSMAGVIDEYIKYFDNI
- a CDS encoding glycosyltransferase, which translates into the protein MLKVVVFRCQLFKLSESFIANQARVFRKFKAFYVGRACFSDSKVDFGDSVITLEPLSFIKNVLFVLSMRSKYLLDSVARLSPNIIHAHFGVDALYALNISKRLGVPLVVTFHGFDATATRKALFRSLKPAWINYALFRSRLKTEAELYICVSDFIRSKVLALGLLADKSVTHYIGIDIDRTYLRKQRNNADKVTILHVARLTEKKGTQYLLEAISLLDGDNFELIVVGDGPLRAELEAQIKINNLAGKVRLLGALDNHAVLQWMKKADIFCLPSVTAKSGDTEGLPITILEAFVYMMPVVATNHAGIPEAVLDGENGFLVPERDANKLAEKLKILIDSPVKRVEMGLKARETVEKKFDIEKQSKKLEAIYSLVIENYAHRNSN
- a CDS encoding O-antigen ligase family protein, which encodes MLEPFVAGLVKFLKVYRFNASSVVFELIASLFFILSGVLVCFGLIHYTNSVFFLSLLAVCAFLSFSYRKDLYLLTLCFFIIFNIRGELFGFPVQAWEAVALPIFVHSAINTRYWLVYNKRDSLKFILAAFCFVSFLSGLYNWTGGAMIKSLLRWFEFFCLYLSFRYHFKFDFLSSSIVKLFIAPFLLLLLLSSAQFFIFGPGWLDIMASDIGGMLYGVDEVANRLESNNYIYKDQTIRAMGVYISPPALAFVCGMVLIVLFYSSSLAIYKLLLALPVFIVMLLTMGRSGLLYMLVSLTVVNVMYKRQYMFVLYSALGLALAMIVAPIRERLFSLLEAGAEVERVLIWETMLNIWKSSPIFGVGGGQIPVLFNSFASVDWLVDRQGVSHSAYFGILAEYGILGLSLYALLIYVVLRSGFKVTTSLASRHHFAQVCLALYAGMLSISADLYQAGNTAFVLFIIFVSSNERHLSTLRGINAQGSRV
- a CDS encoding Gfo/Idh/MocA family protein, which produces MKKLAIIGFGGHVTKNILPALKKIDGIGIEAIYVRNVEKYVHLIDEHDIELRSLSEFPDSVAEWCYIATPISTHYELTKRALLLNKNVICEKPLTDSSQYSQELVELAQSRGLVLHEVCVYKFHSQYQYLVQLVEENKQNIKSISAKFTIPHLPKDDIRYKREMSGGALLDVGYYPLSIMVNLLGNPEKVQATKKSEVGYDVDLSGVAILDYKNFYAVAEWGIGLPYSNELVLVTNDKKYFFNRVFSKPATLNTTVDIFEGFSHTVYETGRDDQFVNMFKSFIFKGLDSRDARAVCSWVGQILESV
- a CDS encoding NDP-hexose 2,3-dehydratase family protein, translated to MSAYSNRLKQYLEGLSQLGFSVDEYSEFKFEGLEDFSNQGSLQDIVDWYWVLVNASTMKMQRIPLSECREWSLNEKTGCMEHSSGEFFRVEGYRITGTGSREVTAGWDQPFLTQQGFDGGILGLVRQRIDGVPHYLVEAKEEPGNYNVAQISPTVQATFSNLNRAHKGKQTNYSHLFLEPEDHPVTVLLDQWTSEDGGRLYNKRNRSMLVEYKEGETLELVSERFKWVSLYQLKKLIREHDAIVAPHIRGILSGL
- a CDS encoding sugar 3,4-ketoisomerase, yielding MSVKELFGSGEEAWSFVPSTVITEESGNLGVLEFGKDFGFLVKRVFFLSGIRSDAVRGLHSHKELKQAIVCLSGAFTIELDNGVDTKAIEMRAGGDTLLLDGKVWRTMRDFSEDAVVMVLCDREYRFDEVVRDYSVFQEIVEPVNVGIQ
- the rfbA gene encoding glucose-1-phosphate thymidylyltransferase RfbA; this translates as MKGIILAGGSGTRLYPITKGVSKQLLPVYDKPMIYYPLSVLMLAGIKDVLIITTPEDQEGFIRCLGDGSGFGVNLSYEIQPSPDGLAQAFIIGEKFIGNDSVSLVLGDNIFWGHGFSLTLQDVAKRQSGATVFGYKVNDPERFGVVEFDSDNTALSIEEKPLEPKSNYAVTGLYFYDNDVVQIAKDVKPSPRGELEITTVNQTYLKRGDLKVELLGRGFAWLDSGTHDSLLEAATFVETIEKRQGYKIACLEEIALRNGWLTSEQVMDTAKAYSKNGYGQYLKALLETK
- the rfbB gene encoding dTDP-glucose 4,6-dehydratase is translated as MRILVTGGAGFIGSAVVRHIIEQTTDSVINVDKLTYAGNLESVASASQSERYCFEQVDICNRAELDRVFEQYRPNIVMHLAAESHVDRSIDGPGEFIQTNVVGTYTLLEASRSYWQSLKGGEQEAFRFHHISTDEVYGDLEGPEDLFTEETPYQPSSPYSASKASSDHLVRAWHRTFRLPVVITNCSNNYGPYHFPEKLIPLMILNALEGKPLPVYGDGQQIRDWLFVEDHARALYLVATKGMVGETYNIGGHNEKANIDVVKALCNLLEELAPNKPHGVETYADLVTYVKDRPGHDVRYAIDASKIKNQLGWVPSESFETGIRKTVEWYLTNRSWWERVLDGSYRRERLGVEG
- a CDS encoding Wzz/FepE/Etk N-terminal domain-containing protein, whose product is MQNDIEKRMDNMEAMLNSSSTDFMESRLSRFDEDEIDLRALWDVLWKGKWIVIATTFVFALASVFYALSLPNVYKAQALLSPSDESKGGGLSALAGSFGGLASLAGVDLGASGDKSVVAIEIMKSRRFINEFIHKHNLLVPLVAAKGWNLNKDSLIFDSDIYDQNSGEWIRDVSPPRKAKPSDWEAYEYFLENFSVSQDKKNGLIVVSIKHFSPTLAQEWVSSLILDINEYMRTRDVEESSRSIEYLSLQLGNTSVADMRKVFSQLIEEQTKTIMLANVRQEYTFTTIDPAVVPEEKDSPKRSLIVLIALILGGFIGVVIVFIRHALVNLKESDVPKL